The Punica granatum isolate Tunisia-2019 chromosome 4, ASM765513v2, whole genome shotgun sequence sequence GTGGAAGATTTTTACAAATAGATTTCAAATATCGAACATTTTCTGAATCTCTTTCGGACCAAGTCCAGACTCGTTTTTCAGAAAGCTTTTCTTGAAGACTCTTTCTTGCCTTGGATAGGTCTTTCAACCATCCTTGGTCTGAAATGTAGTTTAAACTACCAAGAAAACGTTGTAATTGCTTCTTATCTTCCATTTTGTCAGGAAAtagattcaatttttcaagaatatgAGGTTGAAGACTAAAATCTCCATTTTGCTTGATCGTGAGACCAAGAAAATCGATTTCTTTTTTGCAAAGGATTGCTTTCTTTTTAGAAATTATGATTCCTTTATCAAAATATCGTTTTAAAACAGTTTTAAGATGTTTCTTATGATTTTCAAGACTTCCTTTTGAAAAGATGATAATATCATCTATGTATGCTAAACAGAAAGAATCCAAACCTGTGAGATTCTCGTCCATGAATCTTTGGTAGATTGATGGTGCCTGTTTAAGACCAAAAGGTAAGACGTTAAATTCATACTGCTTTTGAGGAGGACAAGTGAATGCTGTTAATTCCTTGGTGGACTCCTCAAGACGGATTTGCCAGTATCCAGACTTTGCATCTAGAGTGCTAAACCATTGACATCCTTTTAGCTTTGCTAGAATATAATCCTTTCTAGGAAGACTATACGCATCTCCGAAGGTAGCTTCGTTCATGCGTTTGTAGTTAATGACCATACGCCTTTTACCGCGTTTTAGCTCATTATGATTTTCAACGTAGAATGCTGGTGCGCTATGGCGACTCTTACTAGCTCTAATGACTCCTAATTCTAAGAGCTGCTTACACTCTTCTTTGAATTCTTCTACATCCTTAAGGGTGTATGGAATGTTATTAGGAACTTTAACTTCCTTAAGAGGATCCTTGAGCTTGATTTCTACGAGCATTCTATTTCTATTCTTAGACTGGTCTAGTGGATTATCACTAGTGATTGCATCTAAAAGCCGTTCTATTTCGGCAGAATCAATATCGTTTTCTAACTCCTGGATAGACTTAGAAAGATAGTTTAACAACCTGAGTTGCTTAATTCTATTACTATGGTAGATTGGAATTTGAATGACTCTTTTCTTCTGATTTTCTAAATCAGGACACGTAAGTTCAACGAACCTAGTTCTCTGAACGAATGGCTGATATAATCTAAGAAAGTTATTTCCTATGATTAGATCCATGCCAGAATCATGCCTATAAATGCTTGGTGTGGGAAACCTGACTCCTTCTATCACAAGATTGACAAATTCGGCTCTATGAGTAATTTTAAGAACAGACTTGTCAGCGATTGCTATCTCTAAAGGATATTCCATGGGTTTCCAGTACTTACCTGGAAGCAGACTAGGCTTTCCAAAACACACGCTCGCACCTGTGTCGATGTAGGCCATGACTGTTTTTCCACGGATTTTAACCTGGATGAATGTTGCGTTGGGGTTCTCCTTAGTCATCACTGGAGTACTCCGAATCTGAGCATTCTGAGTCAGTAACTAACTCATAATAGGACTCATCAGAATCATAGTCAGAATCTTCTATTGGCTCATAATTTCTAGACATGACACCTAGGAATACCTGAGCACGATTATTATTACGATTCTTTCTTTGACTGCATTCATTTGCATAATGACCTTCTTCGTTGCATATCCAGCAACGGCATGTTTTCTTGCCTTCAGGGCAgaatcttttcttatctagACTTTTTCTCTTAGGGTTGGTTTTTCTAAATCCTCCCCCCCTTCGAAAAAATTTTCGACTCTTCCAGTTTTGTTTCTTAGACCGACTCTTCCATGGTGGCCTACTGCCAGAATATCGCTTAAGGCGATAACGCTTCTTAGGAATACTAGATTTCTTCCTAGAGACTCTTCTTGACAGACTACGACAGCCATACTGCTGAGGAATATCTAGCCCTTGTTCTGGACCACAGCATATTCTAGTTTTCTTCATCATTTTCTCAGTTTTACGCCTGAGACAGACTTCTTCCATATGCTTCTTAACAATTGAGGCTATTCCTCCTAAAGTTGGGTAGACTGCTCCGATTTCGACTTCATGATCATATCTTTCTCTGACCACGCTAGACACTGGATAGGGAAGTTTGTCTATGAAAAGATTCCTATATGCAGTAATATCTGCAGGTTCTATCAGCTGATAGTAATATTCCTTAAACTGacaataaaaagaattaaagtAACACATGTCGCAGATTTCTAGCTTATTCATTTTATGCTTAAGCTCCTGCTGCTTTTCGATTGCTCCGACACCTGTCGTGACTGAACCAATGAACTCTCGTTCAATGTTAGTAACAAAATGATTCCAAATTTCATTACGAGTAAATGAAACAAAAGGATTAGCATCATAATTGATAAGAGTAGAAATCATAGACATATACAGATGTACCTGTCCTCGAGTTTTATGCAACAAGAGTTGCCAGAGTTCTCTATTGTTTAGCTTGCTATACTCTTCTCCTATTGAGACTTCTAATTTGGTCTTCATGACCCAATCAGTTAGGACTTTTTGATTGTCATCAACACAATCAAGATCTAAGACTGAACCGAAAGAATTGGTATTACCAGTTCGCAGAAGTTTATACTTCTGGGGAGtttcctttttccattttccacCTGCTTGGAAGAATCCTTGGTTATAGAAATCTTTATCAAAATTTCTATTATAATCAGAATCCTTACCTTCTCTATGTTCTTCTATGAAAGACACTTCTTTCTTAGTAGGACGATCCCTACGCTTGGTGGCTGGGAAACTACGTTCTTGGCCAATGTTGAATCTTGGTTCTAAGACTTCTTCATCAGAAAAGGCGAACATAACATCACCTTGTTCCTCAGTCATATTGAATGCTTTATCTTTTGGAGATTTGGCTTGGTCTATAGGGGACCTAGCACGATCAGATCTGGACCTAGATCTGGAGGCAATAGGACTAATGGACCTAGTCCTAGGTTTAGTCTTGCGACTAGACTTCTTACTAGAAGAGACTGAGACTTCCGACAGAGTTTCTTCGTCGGCAGCTGTGACTAAACTGGGCATACTACTATGAATGCTAGCTTCAGATCCTTCAGACTCAGAGGATTCTCTAATCCTATCTCCGAATCTCCTTTCTTCTTCGGAGTCAGACTCATTTTTATCCCTATAGTCTTGAAACCTTCGTTTCTCAAAACTTCTATAGGCAGAATCTTTTGTTAGATCAAAGATCTCTGGATCTAAAGGGATTGGTTGTTTGAGTTTCTCAAACCTAGCTTTATCTAGTTTAGCCTGCTCTTCGTAGCCTTTAGAGGCTTCTTCGAATCTTTGCTTATCTTTagactctttttcttttcgacTCCTAACATAGACAGCTTCTGGGTCGAACGTAGTTTCCCAGCCACCAAGCGTAGGGATCGTCCTACTAAGAAAGAAGAGTCTTTCATAGAAGAACATAGAGAAGGTAAGGATTCTGACTACAATAGGAATTTTGATAAAGATTTCTATAACCAAGGATTCTTCCAAGCAGgtggaaaatggaaaaaggaaaCTCCCCAGAAGTATAAACTTCTGCGAACTGGTAATACCAATTCTTTCGGTTCAGTCTTAGATCTTGATTGTGTTGATGACAATCAAAAAGTCCTAACTGATTGGGTCATGAAGACCAAATTGGAAGTCTCAATAGGAGAAGAGTATAGCAAGCTAAACAATAGAGAACTCTGGCAACTCTTGTTGCATAAAACTCGAGGACAGGTACATCTGTATATGTCTATGATTTCTACTCTTATCAATTATGATGCTAATCCTTTTGTCTCTTTTACTCGTAATGAAATTTGGAATCATTTTGTTACTAACATTGAACGTGAGTTCATTGGTTCAGTCACGACAGGTGTCGGAGCAATCGAAAAGCAGCAGGAGCTTAAGCATAAAATGAATAAGCTAGAAATCTGCGACATGTGTTACTTTAATTCCTTTTATTGTCAGTTTAAGGAATATTACTATCAGCTGATAGAACCTGCAGATATTACTGCATATAGGAATCTTTTCATAGACAAACTTCCCTATCCAGTGTCTAGCGTGGTCAGAGAAAGATATGATCATGAAGTCGAAATCGGAGCAGTCTACCCAACTTTAGGAGGAATAGCCTCAATTGTTAAGAAGCATATGGAAGAAGTCTGTCTCAGGCGTAAAACTGAGAAAATGATGAAGAAAACTAGAATATGCTGTGGTCCAGAACAAGGGCTAGATATTCCTCAGCAGTATGGCTGTCGTAGTCTGTCAAGAAGAATCTCTAGGAAGAAATCTAGTATTCCTAAGAAGCGCTATCGCCTTAAGCGATATTCTGGCAGTAGGCCACCATGGAAGAGTCGGTCTAAGAAACAAAACTGGAAGAGTCGAAAGTTTTTTCGAAGGGGGGGAGGATTTAGAAAAACCAACCCAAAGAGAAAAAGTctagataagaaaagattcTGCCCTGAAGGCAAGAAAACATGCCGTTGCTGGATATGCAACGAAGAAGGTCATTATGCAAATGAATGCAGTCAAAGAAAGAATCGTAATAATAATCGTGCTCAGGTATTCCTAGGTGTCATGTCTAGAAATTATGAGCCAATAGAAGATTCTGACTATGATTCTGATGAGTCCTATTATGAGTTAGTTACTGACTCAGAATGCTCAGATTCGGAGTACTCCAGTGATGACTAAGGAGAACCCCAACGCAACATTCATCCAGGTTAAAATCCGTGGAAAAACAGTCATGGCCTACATCGACACAGGTGCGAGCGTGTGTTTTGGAAAGCCTAGTCTGCTTCCAGGTAAGTTCTGGAAACCTATGGAATATCCTTTAGAAATAGCAATCGCTGACAAGTCTGTTCTTAGAATTACTCATAGAGCCGAATTTGTCAATCTTGTGATAGAAGGAGTCAGGTTTCCCACACCAAGCATTTATAGGCATGATTCTGGCATGGATCTAATCATAGGAAATAACTTTCTTAGATTATATCAGCCATTCGTTCAGAGAACTAGGTTCGTTGAACTTACGTGTCCTGATTTAGAAAATCAGAAGAAAAGAGTCATCCAAATTCCAATCTACCATAGTAATAGAATTAAGCAACTCAGGTTGTTAAACTATCTTTCTAAGTCTATCCAGGAGTTAGAAAATGATATTGATTCTGCCGAAATAGAACGGCTTTTAGATGCAATCACTAGTGATAATCCACTAGACCAGTCTAAGAATAGAAATAGAATGCTCGTAGAAATCAAGCTCAAGGATCCTCTTAAGGAAGTTAAAGTTCCTAATAACATTCCATACACCCTTAAGGATGTAGAAGAATTCAAAGAAGAGTGTAAGCAGCTCTTAGAATTAGGAGTCATTAGAGCTAGTAAGAGTCGCCATAGCGCACCAGCATTCTACGTAGAAAATCATAATGAACTAAATCATAATGTGTCTACTATCCAAATCTTAATTAAATCTACATTCAGACGTGGTATTCATTGTCCAGTCAAAATAGTCGTCATAGATAATCGTATGACTCGTGATTCTGAGAAGGTCATAGGAATCATTTCTGGTGATCTTGGTTATTCTGTTGTCAAGTTTAATGTTACTTGCAACTATGCTATTCCTCTGTCTTCTTCTAAATTTAACAATTCTCTTGGTCTTCTTTTCGAACTTGAACGAAAAGATATAATGGAAGATGCTGACATTCCATTCAGCATTACATATGCATGCTCATATGCTCTGTCTAATAGTCATCATTCTGTAGAATTCATCAACAAGGACAAGATAGTCATAGATGAATTATTCGCAAAAACTTCTACTAGGTTAGAGCCTATTTCTAGACTTCCTCTACCAGTCATCGAAGAAGCTAGTTCTTCTCGTCTAGTCAAAGTCCCAGAAGCTATTTCTGAGCCCTTAACAGTCAGTAGAATTCGTGAAAATCTAGATCGTCAAGAGAGTCTTAGGCTTAAAGATTATTCTGATAAAGGATCAGTCATTAGTGAAAATGAAATCTTGGAGAAAGCTCCTGAGGTCATAGTCTTGCCCCATAAGGAAGATATAGCAGAACTTAAGAGTCAAGTCAATGAACTCAGTATCCTTACTAAGGATCTTTCTAGAAGAATCTAAGTCGCTTGACAAGCTCAGGTTAACTACCCGAGTTTCGGAATCAAATAGCCCATGCTCCGGCAAGGCCTCTCGATGCAGTCACATTCATTGAAGCATAGCTTATGAAACATTCTGTGAAGCATACTCCTAACACATGGTGAGATCTCCGAGGAAAGCCTCTTATTTCTTCTATTTTGATTCTTTGATAGGATGCGTCGTTCAAAACACCCTAGGCTTCAGAAGTCAATAAGATTCGGTCCTCCAAAGATGTCTAGGAAGAGACCTCTCGAAGAAAATATTCTAGAAATCAAGACTGCAACTCAGTCTTTCCTCTACAGAGAAATGGTCAAAGCTATCCCTAAAGATAGAAAGATTCAGCTTACAGAATTAATCTGGATTGGAGAAACCATTCACCTGAAAGAATATTCCGAAGAAGAACAACTCTACCTCCTAGAAGCTAGTGAGTCTAGGAAGAAACTAGGAATCAAAGTCTCAGAATTCTGTTCGGATTGTTTTCCGTATGTATTCTTTACAGAAGGAAATGGTTGGAGAGTCGTTACTGGCTCATGCTCTTGCTGATTGCATTCTTGTTTGCTGTAACGTCTATTAATTTTCTGCCTTTGCAAGTTATTATTCTGTGTATTTTCATTTGGATTCAAGTTATGAAAAGTCTTTCAGATTTTCCCTGAAATATTCTTGATGGATCGTTCAGATCGTGATCTTACTGTTAGAATCTTGTCTCATATTTTGAGATTAACTCGTCTAGAGCGTCAGGACGCTGCTGTAGATGCTTTGAAATCTGTAGGATTAGAAACCCTACACCACTTTGATAAAGTCTTGTCATCTGTTATAGATAGATGTCCAAATGAAAgtcttttaataaaattagtcGAGTGTAGAGCCTGTGTAATTAGGGCTATTCATGAATCGTTACGGGATAGAATCCGtagaaattcttaattttgagTCCTGTTTATAATCCGCGTgtattttggtatcagagccatgTTTAGGAATCCAATTAGTAAATAATCATCATGTTAGGATCTGGTAATCTTGAAAAACTTCTAAAAGAAGTAGGCTATCAAAGAACTCTAGGCGAAGCCTTTAGAAACAATCCTTATTTTGATGAAAATAGCATTCATGGTCTAGCATTTCCCACAGAGAAATATCTAGACGAAAATAAGTCTTTAGCTGAGTGTACCCAAGGAGATAAGTACCCTCACATCAGTCATACGTTCCACCCTCAGTTGAACGTAATAGTCGACCTATTAGTCAGCCTTAATCAAAAGATTACTCAGAAACAACATGAAGAAATCTCTAGCTTAAAGGAAGAGCTAAATGAAGTCATTAGGAGAGTCAAAGAAATCTCGTTTAAAGAAACATTAGACGAAACTACCAAGCTTTTAGATGAAGTCGTAGGAATCCGAGAGTCTGTTTCAAAAGGGGGGAAGGAACCTCATATAGAAACACCCACAGAAGAAGtctttagaaaaattattcgTGAAGAACTCGTCAGATTCCATGACAGACCTAGAAAGCATGAACTTACTCCTCCTATGACCATGCCCTGGCAAAAACTCAAGCCAAGTGAAATCTGGAATCCTTTAGACCAACCTAGAGCCCCTAAAGGTTATAAGTTAGTCAAAGAAGATTCTTAGTCATGAATTCTAAAGAAATCGCTGATAAGATGGCTAGTCTTAAGTCTAGGATTGCCCAACTTAAAGTCTTAGAGCAGGAAACCGCTAGGTTAAACCCTAGTCGTGAAGGAGTCTCCAGAGAAATAGATGCTGCTGAGAGAGCTTACGCTGATCTCAGTGATAGAGAAAGAGATTCTTTAAGATTCGAGTCGTCTAGAGGAAGTAGGCGTCAAACAAAAGCAGAAGCTGAAAGAGAGCAAGCTGAAATTCATAGAAGGAATCTTAGAGAACAAGCTGCTAAAAGAAATCTGATAGAGAACGGTATGAAGAATACCTTAGCAATCTTAGAGAAAGAactgaaaaaatgaaaacgaaGTTTGACCGCTTCGAAGAAGATTTTCAGGCGTCTTATAGAACTCCTCCAACATTCAGACAACCTACGGATAAGTCCCTTAGGACAGGTGCTGGTTTTGCAGTCTACGATAGTGCCCCTGAAACCCAGGCGTCTAGAGAATCTGGTGTTGTCATATACGACCCAGAAGCTGTCTATGTTAGGAgtcgaaaagaaaaagagtctAAAGATAAGCAAAGATTCGAAGAAGCCTCTAAAGGCTACGAAGA is a genomic window containing:
- the LOC116204109 gene encoding uncharacterized protein LOC116204109, translated to MKTKLEVSIGEEYSKLNNRELWQLLLHKTRGQFKEYYYQLIEPADITAYRNLFIDKLPYPVSSVVRERYDHEVEIGAVYPTLGGIASIVKKHMEEVCLRRKTEKMMKKTRICCGPEQGLDIPQQYGCRSLSRRISRKKSSIPKKRYRLKRYSGSRPPWKSRSKKQNWKSRKFFRRGGGFRKTNPKRKSLDKKRFCPEGKKTCRCWICNEEGHYANECSQRKNRNNNRAQVFLGVMSRNYEPIEDSDYDSDESYYELVTDSECSDSEYSSDD